Proteins encoded together in one Sceloporus undulatus isolate JIND9_A2432 ecotype Alabama chromosome 4, SceUnd_v1.1, whole genome shotgun sequence window:
- the SEH1L gene encoding nucleoporin SEH1 isoform X1 yields MFVARSIAADHRDLIHDVSFDFHGRRMATCSSDQSVKVWDKGENGEWHCTASWKTHSGSVWRVTWAHPEFGQVLASCSFDRTAAVWEEIVGESNDKLRGQSHWVKRTTLVDSRTSVTDVKFAPKHMGLMLATCSADGVVRIYEAPDVMNLSQWSLQHEISCKLSCSCISWNPSSSRAHAPMIAVGSDDSSPNVLAKVQIYEYNENTRKYAKAETLMTVTDPVHDIAFAPNLGRSFHILAVATKDVRIFTLKPLRKELTTSSGLTKFEVQLVAQFDNHNSQVWRVSWNITGTVLASSGDDGCVRLWKANYMDNWKCTGILKGNGSPVNASSSQQGVFNAPFGTTNASLQNSVNGTSAGRYFFPPLDSPRAGSRWSSYAQLLPPPPLIEHSCGADTSNLQYPHRRTRYISRPLKLLREHEGV; encoded by the exons gttTGGGACAAAGGAGAAAATGGAGAATGGCACTGTACTGCCAGCTGGAAG ACACACAGTGGGTCCGTGTGGCGTGTTACCTGGGCACATCCAGAGTTTGGACAAGTCCTGGCTTCCTGCTCTTTTGACAGAACAGCTGCTGTCTGGGAAGAAATAGTTGGAGAATCAAATGATAAACTTCGAGGGCAAAGCCACTGG GTAAAGAGGACTACTCTGGTTGACAGCAGGACATCTGTTACTGATGTAAAGTTTGCTCCTAAGCATATGGGTCTCATGTTAGCAACATGTTCAGCAGATGGAGTTGTTAGGATCTATGAAGCTCCTGATGTTATGAATTTGAGTCAGTGGTCACTTCAGCATGAAATCTCATGTAAACTAAGCTGCAGTTGTATTTCTTGGAATCCTTCAAG CTCTCGTGCTCATGCTCCTATGATAGCTGTTGGAAGTGATGATAGCAGTCCAAATGTATTGGCCAAAGTGCAGATTTATGAATACAATGAAAATACCAG GAAGTATGCAAAAGCAGAAACTCTTATGACTGTCACAGACCCTGTGCATGATATTGCATTTGCTCCAAATCTAGGAAGATCCTTCCATATATTGGCAGTAGCTACCAAAGATGTGCGCATTTTTACATTAAAACCCCTAAG AAAAGAACTGACCACTTCATCAGGACTGACAAAATTTGAGGTTCAGTTAGTGGCTCAGTTTGATAATCACAATTCCCAAGTTTGGCGTGTAAGTTGGAACATTACAGGCACAGTACTTGCATCTTCAGGAGATGATGGGTGTGTAAGGCTTTGGAAAG CTAACTACATGGACAATTGGAAGTGCACTGGAATTCTGAAAGGTAATGGAAGTCCAGTCAATGCTAGCTCCTCTCAGCAGGGAGTTTTTAATGCTCCATTTGGCACAACCAATGCAAGCCTTCAGAATTCAGTCAATGGAACATCTGCTGGCAG gtatttctttccccctctggATTCCCCACGGGCTGGATCAAGATGGTCCAGTTATGCCCAgctcctacctcctcctcctctgatagAACATTCTTGCGGTGCTGACACTTCCAATCTCCAGTATCCTCACCGTCGCACACGATATATCTCTCGACCTCTTAAGCTCTTGCGTGAACATGAGGGGGTTTAA
- the SEH1L gene encoding nucleoporin SEH1 isoform X2, with amino-acid sequence MFVARSIAADHRDLIHDVSFDFHGRRMATCSSDQSVKVWDKGENGEWHCTASWKTHSGSVWRVTWAHPEFGQVLASCSFDRTAAVWEEIVGESNDKLRGQSHWVKRTTLVDSRTSVTDVKFAPKHMGLMLATCSADGVVRIYEAPDVMNLSQWSLQHEISCKLSCSCISWNPSSSRAHAPMIAVGSDDSSPNVLAKVQIYEYNENTRKYAKAETLMTVTDPVHDIAFAPNLGRSFHILAVATKDVRIFTLKPLRKELTTSSGLTKFEVQLVAQFDNHNSQVWRVSWNITGTVLASSGDDGCVRLWKANYMDNWKCTGILKGNGSPVNASSSQQGVFNAPFGTTNASLQNSVNGTSAGRKHS; translated from the exons gttTGGGACAAAGGAGAAAATGGAGAATGGCACTGTACTGCCAGCTGGAAG ACACACAGTGGGTCCGTGTGGCGTGTTACCTGGGCACATCCAGAGTTTGGACAAGTCCTGGCTTCCTGCTCTTTTGACAGAACAGCTGCTGTCTGGGAAGAAATAGTTGGAGAATCAAATGATAAACTTCGAGGGCAAAGCCACTGG GTAAAGAGGACTACTCTGGTTGACAGCAGGACATCTGTTACTGATGTAAAGTTTGCTCCTAAGCATATGGGTCTCATGTTAGCAACATGTTCAGCAGATGGAGTTGTTAGGATCTATGAAGCTCCTGATGTTATGAATTTGAGTCAGTGGTCACTTCAGCATGAAATCTCATGTAAACTAAGCTGCAGTTGTATTTCTTGGAATCCTTCAAG CTCTCGTGCTCATGCTCCTATGATAGCTGTTGGAAGTGATGATAGCAGTCCAAATGTATTGGCCAAAGTGCAGATTTATGAATACAATGAAAATACCAG GAAGTATGCAAAAGCAGAAACTCTTATGACTGTCACAGACCCTGTGCATGATATTGCATTTGCTCCAAATCTAGGAAGATCCTTCCATATATTGGCAGTAGCTACCAAAGATGTGCGCATTTTTACATTAAAACCCCTAAG AAAAGAACTGACCACTTCATCAGGACTGACAAAATTTGAGGTTCAGTTAGTGGCTCAGTTTGATAATCACAATTCCCAAGTTTGGCGTGTAAGTTGGAACATTACAGGCACAGTACTTGCATCTTCAGGAGATGATGGGTGTGTAAGGCTTTGGAAAG CTAACTACATGGACAATTGGAAGTGCACTGGAATTCTGAAAGGTAATGGAAGTCCAGTCAATGCTAGCTCCTCTCAGCAGGGAGTTTTTAATGCTCCATTTGGCACAACCAATGCAAGCCTTCAGAATTCAGTCAATGGAACATCTGCTGGCAG AAAGCACAGCTGA